The genomic stretch AAATTTATTACTTAGTTTCCTTTTTCTCCAGTTATTTTGATAAATCAGACAAACAAGTTGCTGCACCCAATCTTTTTAACACAATCTAAATTACTTCTTATACAGAAGCAGCAACAGAAATCCAGTCTCTTTCTAATCATCAAtcttccatcaactttCCAACTCAAATAATTCACTTCTGTATACCCAATTTGCATCTTATCATTTTAACCTGCATGCAAACACAGATATCTCATCTTGAATTAATGTCAACtacaatttccaacttctttcaGTTTCATTTTAATCATTCAAATATTTTCGAAAATCGCCTATGGCACCTCAGTCATGGTTCCGTGGTCCCGTCTGTGGCGTGGACAACTGTCGCTCGCGACTATATCGGTCCAGTGACGGTTTAACTATCTGTCAATTTGGTCATGTGATGGAAGGAAATATTGAGATCAACGAtgatcaagatcaagttaCAGttacaacaagaagattgaaCGTTGTTAATGTTGACGAAAGAGGTGGGTATACCAGTTCACCTGTTGTTAACTCACAGAAAGCGATTTCTAAGAAAAGCACTAGACTTTACGGCTCAGAGGCCAGAGAGTTATATTTCAAATGTTTGCAAATGCTTCTCAAGAAGCAATGCGAAATTTTCATGACTTTATTCTTCTCGGAATCTATGAGAGACGATTTGTTTCAATTGGTCAAAACCAATTGGGTTAAATGTCTAGGAATTACGTACGAGCACAAAAACAACGAATTGGATGATCATACCAACGAAAGTAACGAGGACGAAGAAAGTGAGAAGGAAGAGCAGGGTAAAGACGACGACGGACAAAATACTaagaaagagagaataAAAGTCGAATCGAAGTACTATACTGTGAATACTTTGGACTTGATATCTTTGATCTATATATCTGCCCTACAGCTACGATTTCAACTGATTTATATTAATGACATCGTTAAACATATAAAATCCAATGAGATCCCTTATGTCAGAACTCTCCATATTTTGCCCAAAAGTACTTTGGATAAATTGCCCATGCCCTATCATCACATGTTGCAGCCCCTTCGTTTGCCACTGCAGTTGGATTTGTATCATTGCATCCGTATAAATGGTTTGCGTTTAAAAGTAGGAAAATTGGATATGCCACTCAATTACTATTATCCATTTGCATTTAAGGTGTTTTCAGatatttttctttttccaaaTGCCATTGACTTGTTCAACGTCTTCACCAACTTAATGGAAGCAATTCTGTTGACCGAATTGCTGTTTTCATTTACCTACAAGACAACTGTATTAGGTGTAATAGGTTTCCCTGAGATTCAGATTTTGGGGGCTATAGTCTTTGTTATCAAGCTCACATTCGTAAGCAATCCTTTTAAGTACATGCTTCACCCAAAAGTTTGGCTTGATAGACTCGGCAAATTCGAGATGAATAACGAATACTCCTACATTAAATCCGACAACAGCGACCTTCTCGATTGGTCAGACGATAAGATCGAGAAGTATTGTGATTGGATATACGACCACATCATTCcaaaaaagaataaaacCTACAATTTAGATGGGGATCACGAAGACTATCTAGTGGGACAGCAAGAAGAGTTGACTACGATGGAAAAAAGGCTTTTCCAAATATTTAATGTAGATGCACGAACAGAAGAATCACCGGAACCAGTGCCCAAAAGGGTCAAATTGGATACAAGACAAAACAAGGATTCTATCCATCTCTCTGCGAAGGAATCACTCTTGAAAATGActaaaaagaaaaagaagaataatcGCAAAGTGACGTACGAGGACATTTTGGCCGTTGAGGGAAAATTGCTAAGTCGGATATGTGAATTATTCTGGGTTACGCCGGATGCTTTGGCGCGCTCATATGAGAATATCGAAAAGCTTGTGAAGAGGGACATTCTAGATAAGGGGAATAGGAAATTATAGAAGGTTATGGAACTAGAAAAAACATTAGAATTAGAATTGTAAATCGCTGATTGTAGTCTATAATCGATCCGGGTGGCCCAACAAAAGGAGAACCAGCAATAtagtgttgaagaagtaaagAATTTCTGAGTGATACTGTAGAATCTCTGAAACCCAGCTAACTATGAAAAGCTATAATTGGATCTAAAAAATGGTGAATAGACAAAACTCAATTGACAATGGGAGTGGTACGGACATCAGGAATTCCATGGTCGTGGAGAAAGTGCCGGCTGGAACAACAATGGCCTTAGTTGCTTCGCCCGATTGCAAGACCCACTTGAGATACAAGAATACTTTAAATCTTTGTTGAGCAGGTGCAAAATACACCCCTAAGGAAGACCTTAAAGAAAAGACCCATTCGACCAGCCAGCGGGACTTTAGCAAAGCAAGTCGAAGTTCCGAAGTGGAAATGTGTAAAAGTTTAAAGAGCGATAATGTGTCACCAAAAGAGCCTCATCTACCTTATTCAGTAATCCCGGTTGTGTGAAGCCTCAGGGCAAAAACCAGATATATTCTGAACGGAGTACCGTGCTTAAAGTCAGTTCATtacgattgcaaaaactTTCGGTGATAGAGAACTTGGTAATTGGCGCGAATGGGTGcgaatttgaagaaagaatattAATTTTCCGGCCCAATGGTGAAACTCCGATTCTGGTAAGTTTCCCAAGAAAACACTAATCGAGCAATCCCGTGAGAAAAACCCGACATAGCTGACAGAAGGGTAATACGGAACGGGTTTGGTGCTTATACCCATTTGTCGTGCAGGGCGAATACGAAGAGTGAATATCGATCCATGCAGTAGCCATGGGAAAAGACGAATTGAGAAAAAGTGGTACGGGAACAGAAACGTTTCAAATTTTTGGTTATCTAATCTGTGAGCTCTTCTATGCTGGTGTTgaaacttgaaggaagtgTCTGAATAGAGCAATTCTCTAGATTTTATCATTGTTGGTGCATAAAGGTGACATCAGCCAAGTGCTCGGAAGGTCAATCGTCCGAGACACTCAATCATCGGCCGGAGAGCTTTCGCACCCGAAAGGAAAAAAACCGATAGGAACTGTTGGGACTGGCCGGGCTTTAGCACAATGGGCCGCACTGCGCAATGCGCCATTGGTACGTCAATGGACGGGCACCATATTTTCTGGTGAATATTTTTTCCGGGCGGTGACTATCGCCGAACCCCGGATTTTTGTAAGTGGCATTAGTGTCGTTTAGAGTCCCAAGGAGAGAAGAGGGgagaattttcaacaacccCACATTATTATCCCAGTCAGATCATAATATTGGCTGTTGCGGCAAGGACTTTCCCACCCGCAATAGCTCTCGAAACTCCTTAGCCGCAGTCTCACAAGGTTATGCACGGGCCTAAGCGCAGTACTCCTATTAAAGAGTGAATGATGGAAACAATACGAACCAGACTAGTTGAAGAAAGGGGTGGGAAAAGTATAAATAGAGGAGCAcatcctcttctttcaCGATAATTCATATTTTGTTCTCAAGTTATGATCAGACTGTTATTTGTCCTGACAACTAGAAAATTTTCGATCTCCGCTACCAGAATGTCCTTGCCATTGTTCGTTCCCATCAAATTGCCAAACGGCACTACCTATGAGCAGCCTACCGGTttgttcatcaacaacgagTTTGTCCagtccaagtccaagaagaccTTTGGAACTGTTTCTCcttctactgaagaagagatcaCCCAAGTCTACGAAGCCTTCTCCGAAGATATCGATGATGCCGTTGAAGCTGCTACTGCTGCTTTCCACTCATCGTGGTCTACTTCCGACCCTCAAGTCAGAATGAAGGTTCTCTACAAATTGGCTGACTTGATCGACGAACACGCCGACACTTTGGCCCACATTGAAGCTCTTGATAACGGTAAGTCGTTGATGTGTTCCAAGGGTGACGTTGCTTTGACTGCCGCCTACTTCAGATCCTGTGCTGGCTGGACCGACAAGATTAAGGGTTCTGTTATCGAAACTGGTGACACCCACTTTAACTACACCAGAAGAGAACCAATTGGTGTTTGTGGCCAGATCATCCCATGGAACTTCCCATTGTTGATGGCTTCCTGGAAGTTAGGACCAGTCCTTTGTACCGGTTGCACCACTGTTTTGAAGACTGCTGAATCGACTCCTTTGTCTGCTCTTTACTTGGCTTCTTTGATCAAGGAAGCCGGTGCTCCACCTGGTGTTGTCAATGTTGTTTCCGGTTTCGGTCCAACTGCCGGTGCTCCAATCTCTTCTCACccaaagatcaagaaggttGCCTTCACTGGTTCTACCGCTACCGGTAGACACATCATgaaggctgctgctgaatccaacttgaagaaggtcaCTTTGGAATTGGGTGGTAAGTCTCCAAACATTGTCTTTGACGATGCTGACGTTAAGTCCACCATCCAACACTTGGTTACTGGTATCTTCTACAACACTGGTGAAGTGTGCTGTGCCGGTTCCAGAATCTACGTCCAGGAAGGTATCTACGACAAGATTGTTTCCGAGTTCAAGAATGCAGCCGAATCACTTAAGATCGGTGACCCATTCAAGGAAGACACCTTCATGGGTGCCCAAACCTctcaattgcaattggacaagatcttgaagtacATCGATATCGGTAAGAAGGAAGGTGCCACCGTTATCACTGGTGGTGAAAGATTCGGTAACAAGGGTTACTTTATCAAGCCAACCATCTTCGGAGATGTCAAGGAAGACCACCAGATCGTCAGGGATGAAATCTTCGGTCCTGTTGTCACCAtcaccaagttcaagaCCGTCGAAGAAGTCATCGCCTTGGCCAACGACTCCGAGTACGGTTTGGCTGCTGGTGTTCACACCACTAACCTCAGCACTGCCATCAGTgtttccaacaagatcaattcCGGTACCATTTGGGTCAACACCTACAATGACTTCCACCCAATGGTTCCATTCGGAGGTTACTCCCAATCTGGTATTGGTAGAGAAATGGGAGAAGAAGCCTTGGACAACTACACCCAGGTCAAGGCAGTCAGAATTGGTCTTAGCCAGTAAATGTTAGTAGCTATTTATTCATGTGGTATGTTCCAAAATATATGGTCGATTGATTTAGCGATTGTAAATAGTGAAACTTCTATTGTAGCTGTAGAGGTCAcaaaagttgcagccagGTTGCAACCACCTGCATATGAACAGCATACTTGCCGAAATATATAATGGTGAAGATTCAGTATACGATTATGTGATTCAGTATGTTACGAAGTGTCTAAGAGTAGAGTGTTGACAGGTTGAGAGCTTTAGAGCTTAATAAGAGAATAACGTAAAAAAAAAACGCTAAATATTCTACCTTGAGAAAAATGACGATCTGGATCCGTTAAGTCAAATTGAAGTTCCTTTAGAAAACTACAAATAGAAATGTTGAGAGATATTCAAGCGAAATTGCCATACGAGCATCACTTCCAAGGAGACTATTGTGCCTACcttttgaagatattgttTGTTACGTTttcattgtatttggcaGAATTTTaagaaattctacaaataGTTTTCAATTACATATACAACAAAACAATGAAACGGTATAAATTCAATGTAACTGCCAATTCTAACTACTTGCATTGGTATAGCCTCTACTTCCTCTGGCTTGTAATCCTTACATTGTTATCCATACAAATCCAAATGGCTCAAGcatttgggtgcaaaatggGGCTAGAGAACTGCATATGTAGCTCTATCTTCTTTATACCACAGAAGTCAATCTACTACCCGGATAACTTTGGTAATAAAAGAAAGGAGAAAGGATTGACATCTCTCTGAACTTCTCAACGAATCGTTGCAGCCAACTAGTATGGCCCCTTCCATCGCCGACTAATCTTTGGCTCACATTTCACTGCTACACCATATAGACTGGTGGAAGATCCTGCACTCTGCCACAGCTTCTCAACCTAAAACACAAACCTAGATGCAAGGATATCTTTCATCACGTGCAATGTGACTGctttttgttcttcaccACATTTTACATGCAGACCACACGTGACACATCTGGCTATACCGCTCTTCTCCTACTTTGTCAGCGCAACGCACACTATATAATTTTCTTGTGCGAACATTTCCAATAGTTAACGTGAGGCTCAACTGCTTGTCTGCACTCCGTACTCCTCTCTAGCAaaaaacttttcacttcacACCAGAAACTTTTGAAAACTATTCTTAACAAaaaaacttcttgttgattttgacTAGTTGAACCTACCAGAGAAATATCATCAAAATGGTATGTTATCACCAGCAGCAATCAGTGCTTGTAGTTGATGAGAGGAGTCCCCCTGATAGACGAATGTGAAGCGGCAGAGACCCGTCAAGCTGTTCCTTAGAATCGTAGAAATCTTCGAAGAGACACGAAATATCATTTCCAATGACGACAGCGTAAAGCAATAGAAATCAACATGAAAATTGAGAACTTGTCAAAGGTTTACAATCCAAAAAAGTGAATGCCATGAAATCCTCAATAGATCCAGCCCAGCAGAGTTCATCAGTTTGATATACGATCATGATCGAGCTATAGTTTGCAAGAGGTCAAGACTAATCCAACCGAAACTGTAGCACTATAGAAATGACAACACTATTTGTCTCTATTAAATGACAAGAGGAGTCTCTTTTATTAGCATGTCAGCGTTATATTCAACTTCGTGACCTTCATCGAAAGTCgatcttcaatatttttgaaTGAAGCTCGCTTTATACCAAAAGTTCCATCTATCAAGGACACCTCCATTTACGCATTACCCCTAAACATTATACTAACATTGTATCTAGAGTGACGCTGTTACCATCAGAACTAGAAAGGTTATCTCCAACCCATTGTTGGCCAGAAGACAATTCGTCATTGACGTCTTGCACCCAAACAGAGCTAACGTCTCCAAGGATGAATTGAGAGAAAAGTTGGCTGAAATCTACAAGGCTGAAAAGGATGCTGTTTCTGTTTTCGGTTTCAGAACCCAATTCGGTGGTGGTAAGTCTACCGGTTTCGGTCTCATCTACCAATCCGTTGCCGACGCCAAGAAGTTCGAACCAGCCTACAGATTAGTCAGATACGGTTTGGCTACCAAGGTCGAAAAGGCTTCCAGACaacaaagaaagcaaaagaagaacagagacaagaagatctttggtACTCAAAAGCGTGCTGCCAAGAGAGCCGCCAAGAGAAACGCCGATTAAACCGATTGAACGCTATAGCTGTTTATTCATTTTCACAATTATGTTATACTTTGTCCTTTAATATCTGTTAAATAGAATAGTATATTTATATCGGTTTGTTGGGATGCATCTTTTTAATAAAAAAACCCTATGTGTATTATAAAAAAATCGTTCGTAGCATGGACAAGTAAACGCATCTATGGAGAGTTCATTGTAGGTAATTCTATTTGTATGGCCTTTTTCTGACCTAACTTCTACTCATCCATCCATTCTTAGTACTTCGAGAGTGGTTAGCACACGGCTAAGTTTTACAATATAACAGGTAAGAATAGAAAACAGACGAGTACGAAATGAGTATGAGGAGCTAATCAATTCTACTTGCGAATGGCAAAGCCTGAGGTTTACTAAGAGACGAAATTTAGTTCCTAGAAAGAAGGAGTTTTATACTTATCAATCAACCTATCTTAAAATGCCTCTGCATGCGGGCTCTTCCATCAACCATCAGCTCCTGCATACGTAACCAAATATCAGAATATAAAATGGCCTTGCTAACCAATACAAATTCCAATTTCTGTATAGCACCTTATCCACGACCATGTCAGAAAGGAAGGCTATCAACAAGTACTATCCTCCCGACTGGGATCCACTGAAAGTGGTTAAACGAAAACGTGACCCAAATCAGACGATCAAAATCAGGATGATGGCTCCGTACCTGATGCGATGCACCAAGTGCAATGAATATATAGCAGAGAGAAGATCGTTCAACGCGAGAAAAGAGACGACAAACGAGACGTATTTGAAAACAAAGATCATTAGATTTCACATCACATGTCCCCGGTGCAACAACCATATTTCATTCAAGACAAATCCCCAGACAGCAGGGTACACACCTGAAGAGGGAGCAGTACGAAACTATGAGCCTACCAGAAAGGTGACTTCTACCAACGTGCCGAAAGATAGGCAAGAGACTGAAGATGAGTTGCTCCAGCGATtagagaaggaagaacaagagaatctCAAATTTCAGActttgaaagaaaggagaaagagaaatccGTTTTGGAACAAACAGGAATCGCTT from Scheffersomyces stipitis CBS 6054 chromosome 2, complete sequence encodes the following:
- the RRN7 gene encoding RNA polymerase I specific transcription initiation factor RRN7 codes for the protein MAPQSWFRGPVCGVDNCRSRLYRSSDGLTICQFGHVMEGNIEINDDQDQVTVTTRRLNVVNVDERGGYTSSPVVNSQKAISKKSTRLYGSEARELYFKCLQMLLKKQCEIFMTLFFSESMRDDLFQLVKTNWVKCLGITEKEEQVESKYYTVNTLDLISLIYISALQLRFQSIYINDIVKHIKSNEIPYVRTLHILPKSTLDKLPMPYHHMLQPLRLPSQLDLYHCIRINGLRLKVGKLDMPLNYYYPFAFKVFSDIFLFPNAIDLFNVFTNLMEAISLTELSFSFTYKTTVLGVIGFPEIQILGAIVFVIKLTFVSNPFKYMLHPKVWLDRLGKFEMNNEYSYIKSDNSDLLDWSDDKIEKYCDWIYDHIIPKKNKTYNLDGDHEDYLLTTMEKRLFQIFNVD
- the ALD5 gene encoding Aldehyde dehydrogenase (aldehyde dehydrogenase some similarity to glyceraldehyde-3-phosphate dehydrogenase (GAPN)~go_funtion oxidoreductase activity~go_process metabolism); the encoded protein is MSLPLFVPIKLPNGTTYEQPTGLFINNEFVQSKSKKTFGTVSPSTEEEITQVYEAFSEDIDDAVEAATAAFHSSWSTSDPQVRMKVLYKLADLIDEHADTLAHIEALDNGKSLMCSKGDVALTAAYFRSCAGWTDKIKGSVIETGDTHFNYTRREPIGVCGQIIPWNFPLLMASWKLGPVLCTGCTTVLKTAESTPLSALYLASLIKEAGAPPGVVNVVSGFGPTAGAPISSHPKIKKVAFTGSTATGRHIMKAAAESNLKKVTLELGGKSPNIVFDDADVKSTIQHLVTGIFYNTGEVCCAGSRIYVQEGIYDKIVSEFKNAAESLKIGDPFKEDTFMGAQTSQLQLDKILKYIDIGKKEGATVITGGERFGNKGYFIKPTIFGDVKEDHQIVRDEIFGPVVTITKFKTVEEVIALANDSEYGLAAGVHTTNLSTAISVSNKINSGTIWVNTYNDFHPMVPFGGYSQSGIGREMGEEALDNYTQVKAVRIGLSQ
- the RPS24 gene encoding 40S ribosomal protein S24 (40S ribosomal protein S24 (RP50)~go_component intracellular; ribosome~go_funtion structural constituent of ribosome~go_process protein biosynthesis), which codes for MSDAVTIRTRKVISNPLLARRQFVIDVLHPNRANVSKDELREKLAEIYKAEKDAVSVFGFRTQFGGGKSTGFGLIYQSVADAKKFEPAYRLVRYGLATKVEKASRQQRKQKKNRDKKIFGTQKRAAKRAAKRNAD
- a CDS encoding predicted protein, producing the protein MSERKAINKYYPPDWDPSKVVKRKRDPNQTIKIRMMAPYSMRCTKCNEYIAERRSFNARKETTNETYLKTKIIRFHITCPRCNNHISFKTNPQTAGYTPEEGAVRNYEPTRKTEDELLQRLEKEEQENLKFQTLKERRKRNPFWNKQESLQAGGDVYENLEKRLSEQQREQQLNEHLEELQMK